In one Capsicum annuum cultivar UCD-10X-F1 unplaced genomic scaffold, UCD10Xv1.1 ctg4061, whole genome shotgun sequence genomic region, the following are encoded:
- the LOC107857315 gene encoding protein GLUTAMINE DUMPER 5: MRTGNSLTVAKFSSTIEQSKSTVKPTFSPPAMVQRSPCHSPVPYLFGGLAAMLGLIAFALLILACSYWKLSGHLRENDYHSEVETESGDTENSGAGVVKTMPPVFEEKIVVIMAGDSRPSFLATPVMSTNCGLSDLSKCEEKVENGRGEFGEEKEKEDVVIDVREQSHGQNQ; encoded by the coding sequence atgagaaCAGGAAATAGCTTAACTGTAGCTAAATTTTCATCAACAATAGAACAATCAAAATCAACTGTAAAACCTACATTTTCGCCACCGGCAATGGTACAAAGATCGCCATGTCATTCCCCGGTACCATATCTCTTCGGAGGACTAGCAGCTATGCTTGGATTAATAGCATTCGCGCTATTAATCTTGGCTTGTTCATACTGGAAACTCTCTGGTCATTTAAGAGAAAACGATTATCATTCAGAAGTTGAAACTGAGTCTGGGGATACTGAAAATTCGGGGGCAGGAGTCGTGAAGACGATGCCCCCGGTTTTTGAAGAGAAGATAGTTGTGATAATGGCTGGAGATTCGAGGCCAAGTTTTTTGGCTACACCTGTGATGAGTACAAATTGTGGTTTGAGTGATTTGAGTAAATGTGAGGAGAAAGTGGAAAATGGAAGGGGAGAGTTTGGtgaggagaaagagaaagaagatgtagtgattgatgttagagaacaAAGCCATGGACAAAACCAGTGA